One Ammoniphilus sp. CFH 90114 genomic window carries:
- a CDS encoding globin, with protein sequence MSYSSAQTLYDQLGGSARVNQLVQAFYPRVLKDPDLSPLFVDGIDEIMRKQKLFLTQFLGGPILYSEEFGPPAMRARHLPFVVTPRRAKAWLKCMEEAMDEVGIQGSVHDEIIIRLSQVAFQMINSPDRD encoded by the coding sequence TTGTCCTATTCTTCAGCACAAACTCTCTACGATCAACTGGGCGGTTCGGCACGGGTTAACCAACTTGTCCAAGCATTTTACCCCCGAGTCTTGAAAGACCCGGATTTAAGTCCACTATTCGTAGACGGTATAGACGAGATTATGAGAAAACAAAAATTATTTTTAACCCAATTTTTAGGCGGACCCATACTCTATAGTGAAGAGTTTGGCCCACCAGCTATGAGGGCCCGTCACTTACCGTTTGTAGTCACTCCGAGACGTGCAAAAGCATGGCTTAAATGTATGGAAGAAGCCATGGACGAAGTTGGCATACAAGGCAGCGTACATGATGAAATCATCATTCGGTTATCCCAAGTCGCCTTTCAAATGATCAATAGCCCTGATCGCGATTAA
- a CDS encoding 4a-hydroxytetrahydrobiopterin dehydratase: protein MAKLSKEQIAFNMSKIPGWRLNEDRIERSFEFEGFRQALSFINQIAEYADQMNHHPDFTLRFNRVMLTLTTHDDRGLTGKDFALAQRINKLLPSKGKAV, encoded by the coding sequence ATGGCTAAACTTTCAAAAGAACAGATTGCGTTTAATATGTCTAAGATTCCAGGGTGGAGATTAAATGAAGATCGTATAGAGAGGTCTTTTGAGTTCGAGGGATTTAGGCAGGCTCTTTCTTTTATTAACCAGATAGCTGAGTATGCCGATCAGATGAATCATCATCCGGATTTTACTTTGCGCTTTAATAGGGTTATGCTTACTTTAACTACTCATGATGACAGAGGACTCACAGGAAAGGATTTTGCTTTAGCCCAACGAATCAATAAATTACTTCCAAGTAAAGGAAAAGCCGTATAG
- the phaQ gene encoding poly-beta-hydroxybutyrate-responsive repressor, whose protein sequence is MSDMDKLQNDKLGGLAARKNLLIPCLLLLLRDLRVHGYQLIQELVSFGFDSIDQGYVYRTLRQMEKENLVHSQWDTTSGGPAKRIYSITQQGEDYLSAWATTLEQYQKTLDHFFAMYERLLFSSSKNKSE, encoded by the coding sequence ATGTCTGATATGGATAAACTCCAGAATGATAAGCTTGGAGGTCTGGCTGCAAGAAAGAACTTGCTGATTCCTTGCTTATTACTTCTGCTACGGGATCTGAGAGTCCATGGTTATCAGTTAATCCAGGAATTGGTTTCCTTCGGATTTGATTCTATCGATCAAGGCTACGTCTATCGGACATTAAGGCAAATGGAAAAGGAGAACCTAGTCCACTCTCAATGGGATACGACTTCAGGTGGACCAGCCAAGCGCATATATTCCATTACCCAGCAAGGAGAAGACTACTTAAGTGCCTGGGCTACAACACTTGAACAATATCAGAAAACACTTGATCATTTTTTTGCCATGTATGAACGGCTATTATTCTCATCTTCTAAAAATAAATCAGAATAA
- a CDS encoding DUF3907 family protein — protein MPEIQVKELCEESYHHLKKTALDIENFLNSTTLQDLVKQSGDQEEYQAYYRAYLSDLRTLLVNCEKVYENIGVCLRRSEFNKEFAEEALYHLYHTCVNLFYYPKGEVYEEDGRHSYTGRDAIIFRKEVTPELKVLTLSLSKTFEYLRDELQYYETDYITMKKMNKQKKATL, from the coding sequence ATGCCTGAGATTCAAGTTAAGGAACTTTGTGAAGAATCCTACCACCATCTTAAGAAGACGGCCTTAGACATTGAGAATTTCCTTAATTCAACCACACTGCAGGATCTCGTTAAGCAAAGTGGAGATCAAGAGGAATATCAAGCCTATTACCGAGCTTATTTATCCGATCTTCGAACTTTATTAGTTAATTGTGAAAAAGTTTATGAAAACATAGGTGTTTGTCTACGAAGATCTGAGTTTAATAAGGAATTTGCAGAGGAAGCACTCTATCACCTGTATCACACTTGTGTAAACCTGTTTTACTATCCGAAGGGTGAAGTGTATGAAGAAGATGGAAGACACAGCTACACGGGCAGAGACGCCATCATATTCCGTAAGGAAGTTACTCCCGAACTCAAGGTGTTAACTTTGTCTCTTTCTAAGACCTTCGAATATCTTCGAGATGAACTGCAGTATTATGAGACCGATTATATAACAATGAAGAAGATGAATAAACAGAAGAAAGCAACCCTCTAG
- a CDS encoding MarR family transcriptional regulator — MVDKDSRLSSDLHMMINVVRAMYKTLEEDWTRQAKQHDLTSPQQHLLWILHFRDGSTITEVANLGLWHISTAMHLIDKLEEKNLVRKERLRNDKRASRVYLTEKGRALREKMSQEDDFSIYKLHSVIEKKREVLGVEYGQLLQFGLAVTQELYGKEYTDFLESSAKMVHAEVEQNEKEQINQ, encoded by the coding sequence ATGGTAGATAAAGATAGCAGGCTTTCTTCTGATTTACATATGATGATTAATGTTGTCCGTGCTATGTATAAAACATTGGAGGAGGATTGGACAAGACAGGCAAAGCAACACGACTTGACCTCTCCCCAACAGCATTTATTATGGATCCTGCATTTTCGTGATGGAAGCACGATTACTGAAGTAGCTAACTTGGGGCTATGGCATATATCCACGGCCATGCATTTGATCGATAAGCTAGAAGAGAAAAACTTAGTACGCAAAGAGAGACTTCGTAATGATAAGCGAGCCTCTCGTGTTTACCTAACAGAAAAAGGACGAGCCCTGCGCGAAAAAATGTCTCAGGAAGATGATTTCTCTATCTATAAGTTGCATTCGGTCATTGAGAAGAAGAGAGAGGTCCTCGGTGTAGAGTATGGACAACTTCTTCAATTTGGTCTTGCGGTTACCCAGGAACTGTACGGTAAGGAGTACACTGATTTTCTTGAATCTTCAGCGAAGATGGTTCACGCTGAGGTAGAGCAGAACGAGAAAGAACAGATAAACCAATAA
- a CDS encoding sensor histidine kinase, producing the protein MSRLGSLLRIVILFIIWGGLGQAVFAQENLRKPATLDLSTWEPSVGIVGLDGEWDLYWNELNPEHLNRLKEEPLKVRVPSIWSRASVENKELPNVGFATYRIRILLPDYQDPPPLSLYIRGVATSYRLWINGELLAENGTVGNSFETMVPYNLPKVITFVPKPGHNELVMQVSNFVQRKGGIWEPIQLGSTEQIGQERLLNFASEAFIIGCLLIMGIYHLGLYAGRKKDLSSLYFGSLCLAVAVRTSVLGEAVLLYLIPSFSWEWAVKLEYASIFIGMHMIALFICREYTKKYGLIVKLSMVIHACLLLLVMVTPARIYTQLMLPYQLLVMVPVLLILLVGFLRVSMKRRIDFIFNMTGFIFFAASIIGDILFYNHLIPNGGFTPYGLLILLFSQSIHLSLKFSQTAQRAERLSVELKAANGTLEQKIQERTIELRRSNEELKRVNEQLFRDEQFRRQLLSDISHELGTPITAIRGLSMAMADGFVAEDYTRYATRIYERTKLLERLIDDLVELTKLETEQIQFEFQKVDVVSFFHHLYSCYEMDMLERAARFTWKAPSDTELDDKGRPLAHVDTLRMEQVIANILANAKKFIPDEGKIEMKLEIRERDLLVQEAVISITNNGPMIPEKELDAIFERFYRSPESKQAMEGSGLGLSISKEIIRYHGGNIQAKNIEGKGCCIYFAIPVWFEREEAKAER; encoded by the coding sequence ATGTCTAGATTAGGTAGTTTGCTTCGGATCGTTATCTTGTTCATCATATGGGGTGGATTGGGTCAGGCGGTATTTGCTCAAGAGAATCTTAGAAAACCTGCGACCCTAGATTTATCAACGTGGGAACCCTCTGTTGGTATCGTGGGCTTGGATGGGGAATGGGACCTCTACTGGAATGAGCTAAACCCTGAACACTTGAACCGATTGAAAGAAGAGCCACTCAAGGTGCGTGTCCCATCGATCTGGAGCCGGGCGAGCGTAGAAAATAAGGAGCTGCCAAATGTAGGGTTCGCTACCTATCGAATCAGAATCCTCCTGCCTGATTATCAGGATCCACCGCCCTTGTCCCTTTATATAAGGGGCGTGGCCACTTCATATCGCTTATGGATCAACGGAGAACTCTTAGCCGAAAATGGTACTGTTGGTAACTCATTTGAAACCATGGTTCCTTACAATTTGCCAAAGGTGATTACCTTTGTGCCCAAGCCCGGCCACAATGAACTCGTGATGCAGGTTTCCAATTTTGTTCAGCGAAAAGGGGGGATCTGGGAACCCATACAACTTGGGAGTACGGAGCAAATTGGGCAAGAACGGTTACTAAACTTTGCTTCAGAAGCTTTTATCATCGGCTGCTTGCTTATCATGGGAATCTATCATCTAGGACTCTATGCTGGAAGAAAAAAGGATCTCTCTTCCCTTTATTTTGGAAGCTTATGTCTGGCTGTTGCCGTACGAACCTCGGTGTTAGGTGAAGCCGTCTTGCTCTATCTCATTCCTAGTTTCTCTTGGGAATGGGCTGTAAAGCTGGAATACGCGTCCATCTTCATCGGTATGCACATGATTGCATTGTTCATCTGCCGAGAGTATACAAAGAAATATGGTTTGATCGTCAAATTATCCATGGTTATACATGCCTGTTTACTTCTGCTAGTCATGGTGACTCCTGCCCGAATCTATACCCAGCTGATGCTTCCTTATCAACTGCTTGTGATGGTCCCTGTTCTCCTCATTTTGTTAGTTGGTTTCCTACGGGTTTCTATGAAAAGAAGGATAGATTTCATATTCAATATGACAGGATTTATTTTCTTTGCGGCTTCGATTATCGGTGATATTTTATTTTATAATCACTTGATTCCAAATGGGGGATTCACGCCATATGGATTGCTTATACTATTGTTTTCTCAATCGATCCATTTATCATTGAAATTCTCCCAAACAGCGCAAAGGGCCGAGCGATTGTCTGTGGAACTAAAGGCAGCCAACGGAACGCTGGAACAAAAAATTCAAGAGAGAACAATAGAGCTTCGCCGTTCCAATGAAGAACTAAAGAGAGTGAATGAACAATTGTTCCGTGATGAACAGTTTCGGCGTCAACTGCTGTCTGATATTTCCCATGAGCTGGGAACCCCCATCACAGCGATACGCGGACTCTCTATGGCCATGGCAGACGGATTCGTTGCCGAGGATTACACCAGATACGCCACTCGAATCTATGAACGGACTAAGCTGCTTGAACGTTTAATCGATGATTTAGTGGAGCTTACGAAACTAGAAACAGAACAGATTCAATTTGAATTCCAGAAGGTTGATGTGGTTTCCTTTTTTCATCATCTATACAGCTGTTATGAGATGGATATGCTCGAGCGAGCTGCCCGATTTACCTGGAAAGCCCCTTCTGACACGGAACTCGACGATAAGGGTAGACCTTTAGCCCACGTGGACACCCTACGAATGGAGCAGGTCATTGCAAATATATTGGCAAATGCGAAAAAGTTCATCCCTGATGAGGGGAAGATTGAAATGAAACTGGAGATTCGCGAACGAGATCTTCTCGTCCAAGAAGCTGTCATAAGTATCACGAACAATGGACCCATGATCCCAGAGAAAGAGTTGGATGCGATATTCGAACGTTTTTACCGATCACCAGAGAGCAAGCAAGCCATGGAAGGGTCTGGGCTAGGACTGTCGATTAGCAAGGAAATCATACGCTACCATGGAGGAAACATCCAAGCGAAAAATATAGAAGGTAAAGGCTGTTGCATCTATTTCGCCATTCCAGTCTGGTTTGAAAGGGAGGAGGCAAAGGCAGAGAGATGA
- the acsA gene encoding acetate--CoA ligase produces the protein MTKFKEEILLLDESANLTNYDEAVATMDWSKVIEHFTWSRTGRVNIVYEAIDRHVDEGRGSKTALFYTDGIREEEYSYTELRDLSCQFANGLKHLGISKGERVFIFMPRSPELYIALLGFVRIGAIAGPLFEAFMEDAVRDRLLDSQSVAIVTTPQLLKRIPTTDLPDLKHVILVGAHEEEVCEGQIRFEELMQVSKDYVVEWVDRESGMLLHYTSGSTGKPKGVFQVHDAMVHQLMSGKWVYDLREEDIYWCTADPGWVTGTSAGMWAPWLNGVTIVLRGGRFKPEDWYATLEKYKVTVWFSAPTAFRMLMGEGDELPRAADLSSLRHILSAGEPLNPEVIRWGQEVLGRRIHDNWWMTETGSTICANYRSLPIRPGSMGKPLPGIRLAIVDDEGNELPPNTMGNLAIKPPWPAMMRQIWGNPFKYQEYFITGWYVSGDSAYMDEDGYFWFEGRVDDVINTSGERVGPFEVESKLVEHPAVAEAGVIGVPDAIRGEVIKAFITLRAGYEESDQLKAEITQYVKDRLAAHAAPRLIEFKEKLPKTRSGKIMRRVLKAWELGLPTGDLSTMED, from the coding sequence ATGACAAAGTTCAAAGAGGAAATTTTACTTCTTGATGAAAGCGCAAATCTAACAAATTATGATGAAGCCGTTGCTACAATGGATTGGAGTAAGGTGATAGAGCATTTCACCTGGTCTCGAACAGGCCGAGTCAACATAGTTTATGAGGCGATAGATCGACATGTCGATGAGGGAAGAGGTAGTAAGACGGCACTCTTTTATACCGACGGAATAAGAGAAGAAGAGTATTCCTATACTGAACTGAGAGACTTGTCTTGTCAATTTGCTAATGGATTAAAGCATTTAGGGATTTCAAAAGGTGAAAGGGTTTTCATCTTTATGCCTAGAAGTCCTGAATTATATATAGCCTTATTGGGCTTTGTTCGCATCGGAGCTATTGCAGGTCCTCTATTTGAGGCTTTTATGGAGGACGCCGTTCGTGATCGCCTATTAGATAGTCAATCTGTAGCCATAGTAACAACCCCTCAATTATTAAAGCGTATTCCAACAACGGATCTTCCTGACTTGAAACATGTCATACTTGTTGGAGCACATGAAGAAGAAGTTTGTGAGGGTCAGATCCGGTTCGAGGAGCTCATGCAAGTTTCTAAAGATTATGTTGTTGAATGGGTAGACAGAGAATCAGGTATGCTTCTTCACTACACTTCTGGTTCTACAGGTAAGCCGAAGGGGGTGTTCCAGGTCCATGATGCTATGGTTCATCAGCTCATGTCCGGGAAGTGGGTATACGACCTGCGAGAAGAAGACATCTATTGGTGTACAGCGGATCCTGGATGGGTTACAGGAACCTCTGCAGGCATGTGGGCTCCCTGGTTGAATGGGGTTACTATCGTTCTTCGTGGCGGTCGATTTAAGCCAGAAGATTGGTATGCGACGCTAGAGAAGTATAAGGTGACCGTTTGGTTTAGTGCCCCTACAGCTTTTCGTATGTTGATGGGAGAAGGGGATGAATTACCAAGGGCAGCGGACCTTAGCTCGCTCCGACATATCTTATCTGCAGGAGAACCATTGAATCCGGAAGTCATTCGTTGGGGACAAGAGGTTTTGGGAAGACGTATCCATGACAATTGGTGGATGACGGAGACAGGTTCAACCATATGCGCGAACTATCGAAGCCTGCCGATTCGACCAGGTTCAATGGGCAAACCTCTACCGGGAATACGTCTCGCTATTGTTGATGATGAAGGCAATGAACTTCCGCCTAATACGATGGGGAATCTAGCTATTAAGCCACCATGGCCGGCTATGATGAGACAGATTTGGGGGAATCCTTTTAAATACCAAGAGTATTTCATAACGGGATGGTATGTCAGCGGCGATTCGGCTTATATGGATGAGGACGGATACTTTTGGTTCGAGGGTCGAGTGGATGATGTCATTAATACTTCCGGAGAGAGAGTAGGACCTTTTGAAGTGGAGAGTAAGCTCGTTGAGCATCCAGCTGTGGCTGAGGCAGGCGTTATCGGTGTTCCAGATGCCATACGTGGAGAAGTGATTAAGGCCTTCATTACGCTTCGCGCAGGCTACGAAGAAAGCGACCAATTAAAAGCAGAGATTACTCAATATGTTAAAGACAGACTAGCCGCACATGCTGCGCCTCGACTCATTGAATTCAAGGAGAAGCTTCCGAAGACACGCTCTGGGAAGATCATGCGCCGGGTATTGAAAGCGTGGGAGCTTGGCCTTCCAACCGGTGATTTATCGACTATGGAAGACTAA
- a CDS encoding twin-arginine translocase TatA/TatE family subunit, with the protein MFSNIGVPGLILILIIALVIFGPSKLPELGRAVGRTLKEFKDSTKGIMEDDEKKEDPKPIK; encoded by the coding sequence ATGTTCTCGAACATCGGCGTACCCGGTTTAATCCTTATCCTCATTATTGCCCTGGTTATCTTTGGCCCAAGCAAGCTGCCTGAATTAGGACGAGCAGTAGGACGTACATTAAAGGAGTTTAAAGATTCCACTAAGGGTATCATGGAAGATGATGAAAAGAAGGAAGATCCTAAACCAATAAAGTAA
- the cysK gene encoding cysteine synthase A, with amino-acid sequence MRVVQNMSELIGLTPMVRLNRLTGPEDAEVLVKLEKFNPSGSVKDRAAFNMIIEAEKAGLLTAGSTIIEPTSGNTGIGLAMNAAARGYKAILVMPDTMTKERINILKAYGAKVVLTPGDEKMPGAIRKAQELQKQIPNSFIPQQFENHANPDIHRTTTALEIISQTDGNLDAFVATAGTGGTITGTGETLKEKIPGLKVYVVEPKGSPVLSGGQPGPHKLVGTSPGFIPNILNVQVYDEIFAIADEDAIHITRELASKEGILVGTSAGAAVYAALLVARRLGKGKRVVCIAPDTGERYLSSDLFSSD; translated from the coding sequence ATGCGTGTGGTGCAAAATATGTCCGAACTCATTGGCCTTACTCCAATGGTGAGGTTGAATCGGCTCACAGGTCCCGAAGATGCCGAGGTCCTTGTAAAGCTGGAAAAGTTCAATCCAAGCGGAAGTGTCAAGGACAGGGCGGCCTTTAACATGATTATCGAAGCCGAAAAGGCTGGATTGTTAACGGCGGGATCTACCATCATTGAACCCACTAGCGGGAATACTGGAATCGGACTCGCTATGAATGCCGCAGCTCGAGGATACAAGGCCATCCTTGTTATGCCGGATACGATGACGAAAGAGCGTATTAATATTCTAAAAGCCTACGGCGCAAAAGTCGTCTTGACCCCTGGGGACGAAAAAATGCCAGGAGCCATTCGCAAGGCTCAAGAACTACAAAAACAAATCCCAAACAGCTTTATCCCTCAACAATTTGAAAACCATGCTAATCCTGATATTCACCGAACTACAACAGCCCTTGAAATTATATCACAAACAGATGGAAATTTAGATGCCTTCGTGGCAACAGCAGGAACAGGCGGTACAATTACAGGAACAGGGGAGACCTTAAAAGAAAAGATTCCAGGATTGAAGGTATATGTCGTTGAGCCCAAAGGATCTCCTGTTCTCTCGGGCGGCCAACCAGGACCTCACAAGCTTGTGGGAACCAGTCCCGGATTTATCCCTAATATCTTGAACGTCCAAGTTTATGATGAGATCTTTGCCATTGCAGATGAAGATGCCATCCACATCACTCGTGAACTAGCTTCAAAGGAGGGCATTCTTGTAGGTACATCGGCTGGAGCTGCTGTATATGCCGCATTGCTAGTCGCTAGACGTCTTGGAAAAGGCAAGCGGGTTGTATGCATTGCTCCCGATACGGGAGAGCGTTATTTATCAAGTGATTTATTTTCATCAGATTAA
- a CDS encoding S8 family peptidase, with product MLIRYFLTFSLIGFLFALVITPFSNRIPYPDPTAGITDQGPQRINYIGRVKNTVETLNHSPHIMTIHHNKQDKSHAVKREVTVKFKKHPTKDELAQICKDLDAKVKRNWDPYHIFKSSTKSTEELIDYFEEKTYMVEFAEPNYLLLPNEMPNDPLYTRYQWNLPLIHADEAWRITPGKEDIVIAVIDTGVDLEHQDFQDKLVTGYNVISDNNYADDDNGHGTHVAGIISAKTNNTVGIAGVSWHNKIMPIKAMTPEGTGSSFDIAKGIKWAADHGAHVINMSVGNYHPSAMLQEAVRYAYNKGVVLVAASGNDNTDQSSYPAAYPEVISVAAVDSRAQRANFSNYGSYVEVAAPGVDIPSTYLNNEYAALSGTSMACPHVAGLAGLILSTNPDLGVEDVRKIIQQTSEDLGTKGWDPQYGHGMINVAQALELATNQQSDLDPPATVEEPPTTVKWGDRFFLRLRFGSFQERFGFLNQENTRKKQP from the coding sequence ATGCTAATCCGCTATTTCTTAACTTTTTCGCTAATTGGTTTTCTTTTTGCTTTGGTCATTACCCCTTTTTCTAACCGAATACCTTATCCTGATCCTACTGCAGGTATTACAGATCAGGGTCCACAGAGAATTAATTATATAGGGCGGGTCAAAAATACCGTTGAGACTCTAAATCACAGCCCACACATCATGACCATTCATCACAATAAACAGGATAAGAGTCATGCCGTAAAACGAGAGGTCACTGTCAAATTCAAAAAACATCCTACTAAGGATGAACTAGCCCAAATTTGCAAAGACCTAGACGCCAAAGTAAAAAGAAATTGGGATCCTTACCACATTTTTAAATCTTCAACCAAAAGTACAGAAGAGTTAATTGATTACTTTGAAGAAAAAACTTATATGGTTGAATTCGCTGAACCGAACTACCTCTTACTCCCAAATGAAATGCCCAATGATCCGTTGTATACCCGTTATCAATGGAATTTGCCTCTCATTCATGCAGATGAAGCCTGGAGGATTACGCCGGGCAAAGAAGATATCGTCATTGCGGTCATTGATACGGGCGTGGATTTAGAGCACCAAGATTTTCAAGATAAATTAGTTACAGGCTATAATGTCATTTCTGACAACAACTACGCAGATGATGATAATGGACATGGTACACATGTAGCTGGTATTATTTCAGCAAAAACCAATAATACAGTAGGAATTGCTGGAGTTTCCTGGCACAACAAAATTATGCCGATCAAAGCCATGACTCCGGAAGGGACGGGTTCATCCTTTGATATCGCCAAAGGGATTAAATGGGCAGCGGATCATGGGGCTCATGTTATTAACATGAGCGTGGGAAATTACCACCCCTCTGCTATGCTTCAGGAGGCTGTGCGGTATGCCTACAACAAAGGGGTCGTTCTTGTGGCCGCTTCAGGGAACGATAACACAGATCAATCCAGCTATCCGGCCGCTTATCCTGAAGTCATTAGTGTTGCCGCCGTTGACTCACGTGCCCAGAGGGCCAATTTCTCTAATTACGGCAGCTATGTTGAAGTTGCTGCACCTGGGGTGGATATCCCTAGCACCTATCTGAATAACGAATATGCTGCACTCTCTGGTACTTCTATGGCTTGTCCTCATGTTGCCGGACTAGCAGGGTTAATCCTATCCACGAATCCTGATCTTGGAGTAGAAGATGTACGGAAGATTATCCAACAGACATCAGAAGACCTTGGGACCAAAGGGTGGGATCCTCAATATGGTCACGGCATGATCAATGTTGCCCAAGCACTTGAGTTAGCAACCAATCAGCAGAGCGACCTAGATCCCCCTGCTACAGTAGAAGAACCGCCTACAACAGTGAAGTGGGGTGATCGCTTTTTTCTTAGGCTAAGGTTTGGTTCGTTTCAAGAACGATTTGGCTTTCTAAACCAGGAGAACACAAGAAAAAAGCAACCCTAG
- a CDS encoding GNAT family N-acetyltransferase: MIIKLNFRNRIRKKDNRYLLRLIRRNLGHYPSAQGLSNKRILELMDEYTRVILFTTPSGERVGFLSWTEKENILFLELCVLEERYQGKGIATSYLKRLEKYALGRKFNTLQFYVDKQNNEAYELYKRFGFYPIPTPPQAPTILMEKKLL; encoded by the coding sequence ATGATCATAAAGTTAAACTTCCGAAATCGGATTCGTAAAAAAGACAACAGATACCTACTCCGCCTGATCAGGCGCAATCTCGGTCACTATCCTTCAGCCCAGGGCCTTAGCAACAAGAGGATCCTTGAGCTCATGGATGAATATACACGAGTGATCCTGTTTACAACTCCTAGCGGGGAAAGAGTGGGATTCTTAAGTTGGACCGAAAAGGAAAACATCCTATTCCTTGAGCTTTGCGTCTTAGAGGAACGATATCAAGGGAAGGGTATTGCCACTTCTTATCTTAAGCGGCTTGAGAAATATGCTCTTGGGCGAAAGTTCAACACTCTTCAATTTTACGTAGACAAGCAAAATAATGAGGCTTATGAATTATATAAGCGTTTTGGATTTTACCCTATACCCACTCCACCTCAAGCTCCCACGATCCTAATGGAAAAAAAACTCTTGTGA
- a CDS encoding response regulator transcription factor: protein MNILLVEDDLDIMEILGMYLQTEGMNVSMASNVASAYSIFLQKKPDLLLTDIILPDGTGLDLAQKIREISSIPIIFVSCKKEPQDIIDALRLGGDDYVTKPFDYRVIVARVSSQLRRAHLNGFKHKEAATPVWSDYRLKIDARSMKVEIHGHPVALYAKELKLLLFLVEHANQVFSVEQLYENIWGWNKESSHRTVMVHIRNLRKKIEENPNDPQYILTIRGFGYKFCWPSP, encoded by the coding sequence ATGAATATATTGCTGGTAGAAGATGATTTGGACATCATGGAGATCCTAGGCATGTATTTGCAAACGGAAGGCATGAATGTTTCGATGGCATCGAATGTGGCATCGGCCTATTCTATATTCCTACAGAAAAAGCCTGACCTTTTGCTTACCGACATCATTCTTCCAGACGGCACCGGTCTTGATCTTGCGCAAAAAATTCGTGAAATATCCTCGATCCCGATTATCTTTGTCAGCTGTAAAAAAGAGCCTCAAGATATCATTGATGCTTTGCGTCTGGGGGGAGATGATTATGTCACGAAGCCTTTTGACTATCGCGTCATTGTTGCTCGGGTTAGTTCCCAATTAAGAAGAGCTCATCTTAACGGGTTTAAGCATAAAGAAGCAGCCACTCCTGTATGGAGCGACTATCGATTAAAAATCGATGCGCGAAGCATGAAGGTGGAAATTCATGGGCACCCGGTCGCATTATATGCCAAAGAGCTGAAGCTATTATTGTTCTTAGTCGAACATGCCAACCAGGTCTTTTCAGTGGAACAGCTATATGAGAATATCTGGGGATGGAATAAAGAAAGTAGTCATCGTACCGTTATGGTTCACATACGAAACTTGCGGAAAAAAATCGAAGAAAATCCAAATGATCCGCAGTATATCCTAACCATTCGAGGGTTCGGATATAAGTTTTGTTGGCCCAGTCCGTAG
- a CDS encoding metallophosphoesterase, whose amino-acid sequence MLWIIVLCVFAVILFYAYTNTKRAVFTRITLPVNQAWNGEMKVLHLSDLHMENLSISPEQLYNDLKNEEIDLIALTGDYLDRARSIPKFMEYIKVLKRLPVKHGIYAVFGNHDYVLKKPDFERMKEAMIQEGIHVLINETRKIKHAGKTINIVGIDDHFTRRSDIEEAYNEVTDGVVLVLTHDPNIVLNMKKYHYDYLLSGHFHGGQIHYPRAFHLAKMGKLPRMNMIKGLHFHDEKAFYISEGLGQTGFNIRLRSRPEITLHTLTSSYKNIS is encoded by the coding sequence ATGTTGTGGATTATTGTATTGTGCGTCTTTGCCGTTATCCTCTTCTATGCTTACACGAATACGAAGAGAGCGGTATTTACCCGTATTACCCTTCCTGTTAATCAAGCTTGGAATGGTGAGATGAAAGTCCTTCATCTTTCAGACCTGCATATGGAGAACTTATCCATTAGTCCAGAACAACTTTACAACGATTTGAAAAATGAAGAGATTGACTTGATTGCTCTAACAGGGGATTACCTTGATCGAGCAAGAAGCATCCCTAAATTTATGGAATATATTAAAGTGTTGAAGCGCCTCCCTGTTAAACATGGCATTTATGCCGTTTTCGGAAATCATGATTATGTATTGAAGAAGCCAGATTTCGAACGTATGAAAGAAGCTATGATCCAAGAAGGAATTCATGTTCTCATTAATGAAACAAGAAAAATTAAACATGCTGGAAAAACAATTAACATCGTAGGAATCGACGATCACTTCACTCGCCGCAGTGATATTGAAGAAGCTTACAATGAAGTCACAGATGGTGTAGTACTCGTACTCACCCATGATCCTAACATTGTCTTGAACATGAAGAAATACCATTATGACTACCTATTAAGCGGTCATTTTCACGGAGGGCAGATTCACTACCCGCGTGCGTTCCACTTGGCTAAGATGGGCAAACTCCCACGGATGAACATGATTAAAGGCCTGCATTTCCATGATGAAAAAGCTTTTTATATTAGTGAGGGATTAGGGCAAACAGGATTTAACATCCGATTGAGATCCAGACCAGAGATCACTCTTCATACGTTAACCTCTTCCTATAAGAATATCTCATAA